One genomic segment of Marinitoga piezophila KA3 includes these proteins:
- the flgL gene encoding flagellar hook-associated protein FlgL, which yields MRITQSMIANRALNDIRNSMLKREELSEQLSTGKRVRKPSDDPVAAGKSSYLMGRNRVLNEYINNIKNTRSVLVYYDTALQEMQDVNHRIKELTVKAANDTQTLEDRQHIAEELKQLKDHLYKIANTQINGKYIFGGAKTDLPPVRKDNNKIIINTPREANVRAKLPLEHVEIEYGVTVYDVFRTDSGETVFGILDRLIDSVENADKNSDENIERDLGSLDEILNKVNANLARVGSTDNMLESMEKRFERVVDNNTDIINELIGTDMTKAFSDFTLEQNILQAALKTTAQILPQSLVDFIR from the coding sequence ATGAGAATAACTCAATCAATGATAGCTAACAGAGCTTTAAACGATATAAGGAATTCTATGCTTAAAAGAGAAGAATTAAGTGAGCAGCTTTCCACTGGAAAAAGGGTAAGAAAACCTTCTGATGATCCTGTGGCAGCTGGAAAAAGCAGTTATCTTATGGGAAGAAACAGAGTATTAAATGAATACATAAACAATATAAAAAATACACGTTCAGTACTTGTCTATTATGACACTGCTTTACAGGAAATGCAGGATGTCAATCATAGAATAAAAGAATTAACTGTAAAAGCTGCAAATGATACTCAAACACTGGAAGATAGGCAGCATATAGCTGAAGAATTAAAGCAATTAAAGGATCATTTATATAAAATCGCAAATACACAAATTAATGGAAAATATATCTTTGGTGGAGCTAAAACAGATTTACCTCCAGTAAGAAAAGATAACAATAAAATTATTATAAATACTCCACGAGAAGCAAATGTTCGTGCAAAACTTCCATTAGAACATGTGGAAATAGAATACGGAGTCACCGTTTATGATGTTTTTAGAACAGATTCAGGCGAAACGGTATTTGGAATTTTAGACAGATTAATTGACTCTGTTGAAAATGCCGATAAAAATAGCGATGAAAATATAGAAAGAGATCTTGGATCTCTTGATGAAATATTAAACAAAGTAAATGCAAACCTTGCAAGAGTTGGTAGTACCGATAACATGCTCGAATCAATGGAAAAAAGGTTTGAAAGAGTTGTTGATAACAATACAGATATAATAAATGAACTTATTGGAACAGATATGACAAAAGCATTTAGTGATTTTACTTTAGAACAAAATATATTACAGGCAGCATTAAAAACTACAGCACAAATACTTCCACAATCCCTTGTGGATTTCATTAGATAA
- a CDS encoding carbon storage regulator translates to MLVLSRKIDEGITIMIDNKILKLKVLSVEGNAIKLGFDGPKDFKIYREEVYDSIMKENISATRVEDISGLKNIFDKSKK, encoded by the coding sequence ATGTTAGTCTTATCAAGAAAAATAGATGAAGGTATAACAATAATGATAGACAATAAAATTTTAAAATTAAAGGTATTATCTGTTGAAGGGAATGCAATAAAATTGGGATTTGATGGTCCAAAAGACTTTAAGATCTACCGTGAAGAGGTTTATGATAGCATTATGAAAGAAAATATTTCTGCTACACGTGTAGAGGATATTTCAGGTTTAAAAAATATTTTCGATAAAAGCAAAAAATAA
- the flgK gene encoding flagellar hook-associated protein FlgK, with protein sequence MSLFGTLHTGMSGIFTNKTAMNAISQNIANANNPEYSRREINITTNVTVTQGGLELGTGSKIESIKRVRDKFLDVQYRKYNSEYGYWKTMNSNLNYVQSLYNEPSEDGIRKSFDEFWGSIHKILSEPTVPENKRELIYKAQNLAKNLKSLYVDIEGVKDNLNSDIESMVKDINSKLAEISGLNKQIKELTSVGMTANDLMDKRDAILDDLSEKFGFTVKEKNDGQISIMLKNYEILNGEYYTKMSVKNIDGKNYVYINSGLLEIKDGALGATFELRDNVLNDQLSRLDELAATFYDTLNLIHEEGYDLTGTIRGMNFFNEIPEGNLATDKLRRIAGNIMLSGQPKNYIDSYLKFNQNTIDDIKVNFDLGSAELISVEDGFEDTSDYVATINSGNSLDTLNTGSKFRANFNYKYSAQNGGLLTFANEGGSAFSDRLIIDFNRNLFKQLGIPSKDINALKWTKIPPQEMQGIMTFKGPGNYTETLNLDGVTSLNDIANRINTDADGDGTKDGGLKLVRAFVRNGELYVVPTSSAYSDMNNVVIDDPNGMLHEMNSSNVNLSVLDTSENSLKNALGLYAYKTKSIDLSKYSNSDTVSFTINYKDSTPSYSGSITKGALNGSTIGTNNEFQIVQNGDEFEILPGADGSTFSWANVDSIQINIGTDTIKIENFYYDEDSAARKIVSQGWAANTTAAKLTLKSDDDLKWRMDFLDFGAFMSIQGKKVQIDFHRDTLDSLVNKINETNTGLIAFYTPGGRLALKADKTLNYDLKNVEIKGPERLFELLGLWKHDDPSQPYSEHFSLIDKTMDISDLAERLKYTSKFILSDDTSVAKNLSVKDYLLNNPDMLAMDLGKMVDTDYDGDIDSIIPSGEHSSTLWEDGYLLKSTKLLSDGRHDFEDYLSDIITDVGISGEKAKRMEINSDSLKTEFYNQRESVKGVSLDEEMTNLIKYQQAFNAAAKVINVVDNMLDRIINGLMR encoded by the coding sequence ATGTCATTATTCGGAACGCTTCACACAGGAATGTCTGGGATATTTACAAACAAAACAGCTATGAATGCAATATCTCAAAATATTGCAAATGCCAATAATCCAGAATACTCCAGAAGAGAAATAAATATTACCACCAATGTTACAGTAACCCAGGGTGGTCTTGAACTTGGAACCGGTTCAAAGATTGAATCCATAAAAAGGGTAAGAGATAAATTTCTTGATGTTCAATATAGAAAATATAACAGTGAATATGGATATTGGAAAACAATGAATTCCAATTTAAATTATGTGCAATCACTTTATAACGAACCATCAGAAGACGGAATAAGAAAGTCTTTTGATGAATTCTGGGGTTCTATCCATAAAATTTTATCTGAACCAACAGTTCCTGAAAATAAAAGGGAATTAATATACAAGGCTCAAAATTTAGCTAAAAATTTAAAGAGTCTATATGTTGATATTGAAGGAGTAAAAGATAACCTGAATTCTGATATAGAATCAATGGTAAAGGATATAAATTCAAAATTAGCAGAAATTTCCGGATTAAACAAACAGATTAAAGAATTAACTTCTGTTGGTATGACTGCCAATGATTTAATGGACAAAAGAGATGCCATATTAGATGATCTCTCTGAAAAATTTGGATTTACCGTAAAAGAAAAAAATGACGGTCAAATTAGCATAATGCTCAAAAATTATGAAATACTAAATGGTGAATATTACACAAAAATGAGCGTAAAAAATATTGACGGAAAAAACTATGTATATATTAATAGTGGACTATTGGAAATAAAAGATGGGGCATTAGGAGCCACCTTCGAATTAAGAGATAATGTTTTAAACGATCAATTAAGTAGATTAGATGAATTGGCTGCAACATTTTATGACACGTTAAATTTAATTCACGAAGAAGGATACGATTTAACAGGAACAATTAGAGGAATGAACTTCTTTAATGAAATACCAGAAGGTAATCTTGCCACAGATAAATTAAGAAGAATTGCTGGAAATATAATGTTAAGTGGACAACCTAAAAACTATATAGATAGCTATTTAAAATTTAATCAAAATACAATAGATGACATAAAAGTTAATTTTGATCTTGGTTCTGCAGAGTTAATAAGTGTGGAAGATGGCTTTGAAGATACTTCTGATTATGTAGCAACAATAAATTCTGGAAACTCTCTTGATACATTAAATACCGGTTCAAAATTCAGAGCCAATTTTAATTATAAATACAGCGCTCAAAATGGAGGATTGCTTACCTTTGCAAATGAAGGTGGTTCAGCTTTTAGTGATCGTCTAATAATAGACTTTAATAGAAATCTCTTTAAACAATTGGGAATTCCAAGTAAGGATATAAACGCTTTAAAATGGACAAAAATTCCTCCTCAGGAAATGCAGGGAATTATGACATTTAAAGGTCCGGGAAATTATACAGAAACCTTAAATCTTGATGGAGTTACATCTTTAAATGATATAGCAAATAGAATTAACACAGATGCTGATGGTGACGGAACAAAAGACGGAGGATTAAAACTTGTAAGAGCTTTTGTAAGAAATGGAGAATTATATGTAGTACCTACAAGCTCTGCATATTCAGATATGAATAACGTTGTAATAGACGATCCAAATGGAATGTTACATGAAATGAATTCATCAAATGTAAATTTATCTGTTTTAGACACTTCGGAAAACTCATTAAAAAATGCTCTTGGATTATATGCATATAAAACAAAAAGCATTGATTTATCAAAATATTCAAATTCAGATACTGTTAGTTTTACAATAAATTATAAAGACTCCACCCCTTCTTATTCTGGAAGTATTACAAAAGGGGCATTAAATGGTTCAACAATTGGTACAAATAATGAATTTCAAATTGTGCAAAATGGAGATGAATTTGAAATATTACCTGGCGCTGATGGTTCGACTTTCAGCTGGGCAAATGTAGATAGCATACAAATAAATATTGGAACAGATACAATAAAAATAGAAAACTTTTATTATGATGAAGACTCTGCTGCAAGAAAAATCGTTTCACAGGGTTGGGCAGCAAATACAACTGCCGCTAAATTAACCTTAAAATCAGATGATGACCTTAAATGGAGAATGGACTTCCTTGATTTTGGCGCATTTATGTCCATTCAGGGGAAAAAGGTCCAAATTGATTTTCATAGAGATACTCTTGATTCATTGGTTAATAAAATCAACGAAACAAATACCGGACTTATCGCTTTTTACACTCCAGGAGGAAGACTTGCGCTTAAAGCAGATAAAACTTTAAATTATGATTTAAAAAATGTAGAAATAAAAGGACCTGAGAGATTGTTTGAATTATTAGGATTATGGAAACACGATGATCCATCACAACCATATTCGGAACATTTTTCATTAATTGATAAAACTATGGATATATCAGATTTAGCAGAAAGATTAAAATATACATCTAAATTTATTTTATCAGATGATACCAGCGTTGCAAAAAATCTAAGTGTAAAGGATTATCTACTTAATAACCCGGATATGCTTGCAATGGACCTTGGAAAAATGGTGGATACAGATTATGACGGAGATATTGACAGCATTATACCTTCCGGGGAACATTCATCGACATTATGGGAAGATGGTTATTTGCTTAAATCTACAAAATTATTATCAGATGGACGCCATGATTTTGAAGATTATCTTTCAGATATAATTACTGATGTTGGTATTTCAGGAGAAAAAGCAAAAAGAATGGAAATAAATAGTGATAGTTTAAAAACGGAATTTTATAATCAAAGAGAAAGCGTAAAGGGCGTGTCGCTTGATGAAGAAATGACAAATCTTATAAAATATCAACAGGCATTTAATGCCGCTGCCAAAGTTATCAATGTTGTGGACAATATGTTAGACAGAATTATCAACGGGCTTATGCGATAG
- the fliW gene encoding flagellar assembly protein FliW, whose protein sequence is MALKMYKTRIGEIEVDDSEVIVFDKGIPGFENLKKFVILTAEDTYPIMWLLSLEDELVAFPIIDPKLIKVDYVAKIPENVVKTLGIDSPEDAALFAIMTIPQENPENATVNLKAPLVISKKTNKGLQYILDDENLSVKHSVNDEILLSQKMLERQIKEVSKFTEKKKKYNTRFGELEIADEDVITFEFGIPGFENLKKFYIHFSKDTFPIQWLLSLEDEAISFPVIDPVLVRVDYTFDLPKDMVEYLEISKPEDAQIFAIMTIPQGDPDNITVNLKAPLIISKINKKGVQLILDNDEYHLKHNVKEEIERSDKILKNQAPDNERGA, encoded by the coding sequence GTGGCATTAAAAATGTATAAAACACGTATAGGAGAAATTGAAGTAGATGATAGCGAAGTAATAGTTTTTGATAAAGGTATTCCTGGATTTGAAAATTTAAAAAAATTCGTTATATTAACTGCAGAGGATACTTATCCAATAATGTGGCTATTATCACTGGAAGATGAACTTGTTGCATTTCCTATTATAGATCCAAAATTAATAAAGGTTGATTATGTTGCAAAGATTCCTGAAAATGTTGTAAAAACACTTGGAATAGACTCACCAGAAGATGCTGCATTATTTGCCATTATGACTATACCTCAGGAAAATCCTGAAAATGCAACTGTAAATTTAAAAGCTCCTCTGGTAATATCCAAAAAAACAAATAAAGGTTTACAGTATATATTAGACGATGAAAATCTTTCAGTAAAACATAGCGTTAATGATGAGATATTATTAAGCCAGAAAATGCTTGAAAGGCAGATAAAAGAAGTTTCAAAATTCACTGAAAAAAAGAAAAAATACAATACAAGATTTGGAGAATTGGAAATTGCAGATGAAGATGTAATTACATTTGAATTTGGAATTCCCGGATTTGAAAACCTCAAAAAGTTTTATATACACTTTTCAAAAGATACATTCCCTATACAATGGCTTTTATCACTTGAAGATGAAGCTATTTCATTCCCTGTAATTGATCCGGTACTTGTACGTGTGGATTACACATTTGATTTACCAAAAGACATGGTTGAATATCTCGAGATTTCCAAACCAGAAGATGCTCAGATATTTGCAATTATGACCATTCCTCAGGGCGATCCAGACAATATAACAGTCAATTTAAAAGCTCCTCTTATTATCTCAAAAATAAATAAAAAAGGTGTCCAGTTAATTTTAGACAATGATGAATATCATTTAAAACACAATGTAAAAGAAGAAATAGAAAGAAGCGACAAAATACTTAAAAATCAGGCACCTGATAATGAAAGGGGTGCGTGA
- the pheT gene encoding phenylalanine--tRNA ligase subunit beta, which yields MNISRNWISDYIDLKVDTGTLIDKIKKHSTNVEGVEYSGRNLKGVIVGRVEEITDHPDADRIIICKINVGDKYLQILTADKSVKVNDLVPVAVDGAVLHGNFKIKARKMRGILSEGMLCSLEELGLEEKSEFVYRIPEEVAPGTDFIEYLKLKDDIIDIEIFPNRPDLLSYLGVAREFIVIDAAENLKLPLIEKIEKGNGFPVKIEYEGCKRYAALVIEDVEVKPSPSWLVKRLATAGIRSINNIVDITNYVLLETGHPVHAFDLDLIGNEIVVKKAVAGEKVLLLDGNEYELNGTETLITDGNKFLALGGIMGGEESGINENTKRVLLEVAYFDPVNIRKSARYHKISTDSSYRFERGVDPNDTEFVMGRLAYLIKELANGKISGPMTDAYLEYIEPKKIFVRSSYVSNRLGIEISENDIENSLSKLDFIFEKKENGYEVTVPTRRPDIFEEIDLVEEIGRIYGYHNIPSVLPSHNLVGGISKYIKFREKLSELMRLNGYNEAFTFAFMDNSRMWLKKGEVFLENPISSELGTMRPLLVYGILESASYNFRNQSRNIKLFEIGKTFLNDEKSETSVKEIEKLAFVAVGEENPYDYTDKRNVSFYTFKGTLDNLFDYLNIDVEYKRENIEGLSFAQSAKIYSGKEEIGFFGKIENEIAENVYSINQPVFIAEIDIEKLFELYSGTRKYSVVNAEYPSMRRDYSLLVDDKITFYEIKDAILKAGKKLVEEIKVFDVYKGKNIEEGKTSITITVTYRAKDRTLTDDEINRIAEKTINLFEKMGISIRH from the coding sequence GTGAATATATCAAGAAATTGGATCTCAGATTATATAGATTTAAAGGTTGATACTGGAACACTTATTGATAAAATAAAAAAACATTCAACTAATGTGGAAGGTGTGGAATATTCCGGCAGAAATCTAAAAGGTGTAATTGTAGGCCGTGTTGAAGAAATAACGGATCATCCTGATGCAGATAGAATCATAATATGTAAAATCAATGTCGGAGATAAATATTTACAAATCTTAACTGCTGATAAATCGGTAAAGGTTAATGACCTTGTACCAGTTGCAGTTGATGGTGCTGTATTACATGGAAACTTTAAAATAAAGGCGAGAAAAATGAGAGGAATTCTTTCAGAAGGAATGCTATGTTCTCTTGAAGAGCTTGGACTTGAAGAAAAATCAGAATTTGTCTATAGAATTCCTGAGGAAGTTGCACCGGGAACAGATTTTATTGAATATTTAAAATTAAAAGATGATATAATTGATATAGAGATATTCCCAAACAGGCCTGATCTCTTATCCTATTTAGGTGTAGCAAGGGAATTTATAGTTATAGATGCAGCAGAAAATTTAAAATTACCTTTAATTGAAAAAATTGAAAAAGGTAACGGATTTCCTGTTAAAATCGAATATGAAGGTTGTAAAAGATATGCAGCTTTAGTTATAGAAGATGTTGAAGTAAAACCTTCACCTTCATGGCTTGTAAAGAGACTAGCTACTGCTGGAATAAGAAGTATAAATAATATTGTAGATATCACAAATTATGTATTGCTCGAAACTGGACATCCTGTTCATGCTTTTGATCTTGATCTAATTGGAAACGAAATTGTTGTAAAAAAAGCTGTTGCAGGTGAAAAAGTATTATTATTAGACGGAAATGAATACGAATTAAACGGAACAGAAACCTTAATTACAGATGGCAATAAATTCCTTGCACTTGGTGGAATTATGGGTGGAGAAGAATCAGGCATAAACGAAAATACAAAAAGAGTATTATTGGAAGTAGCTTATTTTGATCCTGTAAATATCAGAAAAAGCGCAAGATATCATAAAATCTCAACAGATTCATCATATAGATTTGAAAGAGGCGTTGACCCAAATGATACAGAATTTGTAATGGGACGTTTAGCCTACTTAATTAAAGAACTGGCAAATGGAAAAATCAGTGGTCCTATGACAGATGCATATCTAGAATATATAGAACCAAAGAAAATCTTTGTAAGATCTTCTTATGTTTCAAACAGATTGGGAATTGAAATTTCAGAAAATGATATAGAAAACTCTTTATCAAAACTCGATTTTATATTTGAAAAGAAAGAAAACGGATATGAAGTTACTGTTCCTACAAGAAGACCTGATATTTTTGAAGAAATAGATCTTGTAGAAGAAATTGGAAGAATTTATGGTTATCATAATATACCTTCTGTATTGCCTTCCCATAACCTTGTAGGAGGTATTTCAAAATACATTAAATTCAGGGAAAAACTTTCTGAGTTAATGAGATTAAATGGTTATAACGAAGCTTTCACTTTTGCTTTTATGGACAATTCAAGAATGTGGTTAAAAAAAGGAGAAGTATTCCTTGAAAATCCTATTTCATCAGAATTAGGTACAATGAGACCTTTACTTGTATACGGAATTCTTGAATCTGCATCATATAACTTTAGAAATCAGAGTAGAAATATTAAATTATTTGAAATTGGAAAAACATTTTTAAATGACGAAAAATCAGAAACCTCTGTAAAAGAAATAGAAAAACTGGCCTTTGTCGCTGTTGGTGAAGAAAATCCATATGACTACACAGATAAAAGAAATGTTTCATTCTATACATTTAAAGGCACTTTAGATAATTTATTCGATTATTTAAATATTGATGTAGAATATAAAAGAGAAAATATTGAAGGATTATCCTTTGCGCAAAGCGCAAAAATTTATTCTGGTAAAGAAGAAATTGGTTTCTTTGGAAAAATAGAAAATGAAATTGCTGAAAATGTGTATAGCATAAATCAACCTGTATTCATAGCAGAAATAGATATTGAAAAATTATTTGAGTTATATTCTGGAACAAGAAAGTATTCTGTTGTAAATGCTGAATATCCTTCGATGAGAAGAGATTACTCATTACTGGTTGATGATAAAATAACCTTCTATGAAATAAAAGACGCTATTTTAAAAGCAGGAAAAAAACTTGTAGAAGAAATAAAGGTTTTTGACGTATATAAAGGAAAAAATATAGAAGAAGGCAAAACAAGCATCACAATAACTGTTACATATAGAGCTAAAGATAGAACCTTAACAGACGATGAAATAAATAGAATAGCAGAAAAAACTATAAATTTATTTGAAAAAATGGGAATATCTATAAGACATTAA
- a CDS encoding Rpn family recombination-promoting nuclease/putative transposase, which produces MGYYDQLFKEIFSDKEMLVEFINLFVKKLKNYDIQPENITIEKTKFTDLKYGDRESDLLFKIKYEENELFLYLIIEHQSSVDYLMQFRILEYMVRIWKKYINENKEQSKRKSFKLPPIIPVVFYNGKRRWTAENWFMRKIINWEEFSVYVPQFKYEIIDLSQIEEKDLLKAKNALSLLLAVEKLDKEEISKSLKEIKEVLEKLPENEKEKFGEYINGIIKVLVKREKIIDTDIEFEEIKEVNYMFENFVRTVEEAIKESKEKAKIEGLEEGRREGLEEGRKEGRKEGKEESRREIAKKLLLKKFGNKIESIIYKLDYADNDVIEKIIDNIFDIEFQDIEKILKKIEN; this is translated from the coding sequence ATGGGATATTATGATCAACTATTCAAGGAAATATTTTCCGATAAAGAGATGTTAGTTGAATTTATAAACCTATTTGTAAAAAAACTAAAAAATTACGACATACAACCTGAAAATATAACAATAGAAAAAACAAAATTCACAGATTTAAAATATGGAGATAGAGAAAGTGATTTATTGTTTAAAATAAAATATGAAGAAAATGAATTATTTCTATATTTAATAATAGAACATCAATCAAGTGTAGATTATTTAATGCAATTTAGAATACTTGAATATATGGTAAGAATATGGAAAAAATATATAAACGAAAATAAAGAACAATCTAAAAGGAAAAGTTTCAAGTTACCGCCAATAATACCAGTAGTATTCTATAACGGAAAAAGACGATGGACAGCAGAAAATTGGTTTATGAGAAAAATAATTAACTGGGAAGAATTTAGCGTATATGTACCACAATTTAAATATGAAATAATAGATTTAAGTCAAATAGAAGAAAAAGACTTATTAAAAGCCAAAAATGCATTAAGCTTATTATTAGCTGTAGAAAAATTGGATAAAGAGGAAATATCAAAATCCTTAAAAGAAATAAAAGAAGTACTTGAAAAACTACCAGAAAATGAAAAAGAAAAGTTTGGTGAATACATAAACGGAATAATAAAAGTATTGGTAAAACGAGAAAAGATAATAGACACGGATATAGAATTTGAGGAAATTAAGGAGGTGAATTATATGTTTGAAAATTTTGTAAGAACTGTTGAGGAAGCAATAAAAGAAAGTAAAGAAAAAGCTAAAATAGAAGGTTTAGAAGAAGGTAGAAGAGAAGGTTTGGAAGAAGGTAGAAAAGAAGGTAGAAAAGAAGGTAAAGAAGAGAGTAGAAGAGAGATAGCTAAAAAATTATTATTGAAAAAATTTGGAAATAAAATCGAATCTATAATCTATAAATTGGATTACGCCGATAATGATGTTATTGAAAAAATTATTGATAACATTTTTGATATTGAATTTCAGGATATAGAAAAAATTCTAAAAAAAATAGAAAATTAA
- the flgM gene encoding flagellar biosynthesis anti-sigma factor FlgM: MDINRLGGAYQQYVKNESLKNEKVGKNHNSNRIINQDTAPVKLSVDGSSKKYIEMAKNEIPDIRENLVEEMKEAIDQGLYKIDADKIAEKLLGGF, translated from the coding sequence ATGGATATAAACAGATTAGGCGGAGCTTATCAGCAATATGTAAAAAATGAATCATTAAAAAATGAAAAGGTTGGGAAAAACCATAATTCAAATAGAATAATTAATCAGGATACAGCTCCTGTAAAGTTGTCAGTTGACGGTTCTTCTAAAAAATATATAGAAATGGCCAAAAATGAAATCCCTGATATCAGGGAGAACCTCGTGGAGGAGATGAAAGAGGCCATAGACCAAGGACTATACAAAATAGATGCTGACAAGATTGCAGAAAAACTTCTTGGAGGTTTCTAA
- a CDS encoding phenylalanine--tRNA ligase subunit alpha, with product MNDIRERIIEPLKGEIDKIKNIQEFQVLKSKYVGKKGEISKLMKEIGKIEPEKRKEFGAFVNNLKKEAEAILEEGLEKVKQHLKEMEEKKSWVDITLPGAKRKIGYEHILKQTIRDVYEIFSSMGYKIVEGPEIETTWHNFDALNTPEWHPARDMQDTFYIEGKDNIILRTHTSPVQVRTMLNTEPPLAIISPGRVYRKDEPDATHSPAFNQFEGLYIDKNVTVGHLKATLEQFLTMYFGGSRKVLLRPSYFPFVEPGYEVDVDCMFCGGKGCNVCKGTGWIEILGAGLVHPNVLKNVGYDPEKWQGFAFGTGIERIAMLKYGISDMREFYRNDMRFLGL from the coding sequence TTGAATGATATAAGAGAAAGGATTATTGAACCACTAAAAGGGGAAATTGATAAAATTAAAAATATTCAAGAATTTCAGGTTCTAAAATCAAAATATGTCGGTAAAAAAGGCGAAATCTCAAAATTAATGAAAGAAATTGGAAAAATCGAACCTGAAAAGAGAAAGGAATTTGGTGCCTTTGTAAATAACTTAAAAAAAGAGGCAGAAGCAATACTTGAGGAAGGTCTGGAAAAGGTTAAACAACACTTAAAGGAAATGGAAGAAAAGAAAAGTTGGGTTGATATAACCTTACCAGGTGCTAAAAGAAAAATTGGGTATGAACATATATTAAAACAAACAATAAGAGATGTATATGAAATATTTTCAAGTATGGGATATAAAATTGTTGAAGGTCCAGAAATTGAAACAACATGGCATAACTTTGATGCATTAAATACACCAGAATGGCATCCAGCAAGAGATATGCAGGATACATTTTATATTGAAGGAAAGGATAATATAATATTAAGAACACACACATCACCTGTTCAGGTTCGTACTATGTTAAACACCGAACCTCCATTGGCTATTATCTCACCTGGAAGAGTTTATAGAAAAGACGAACCAGATGCCACACATTCACCTGCTTTTAATCAATTTGAAGGTTTATATATAGATAAAAATGTAACTGTTGGTCATTTAAAGGCAACTCTTGAACAATTTTTAACTATGTATTTTGGCGGTTCAAGAAAGGTATTATTAAGACCAAGTTATTTCCCATTTGTTGAACCGGGTTATGAAGTTGATGTTGATTGTATGTTCTGTGGCGGAAAAGGTTGTAATGTATGTAAAGGGACTGGTTGGATAGAAATACTCGGTGCAGGTCTTGTTCATCCAAATGTGTTGAAAAATGTTGGATACGATCCAGAAAAATGGCAGGGATTTGCTTTTGGAACAGGAATAGAAAGAATAGCTATGTTAAAATATGGAATTTCAGATATGAGAGAATTTTATAGGAACGATATGAGATTTTTAGGGCTTTAA
- the flgN gene encoding flagellar export chaperone FlgN: protein MHQDIDIKKIIHEELSILVDIFYYMESLKDKILKSEKIEKLNRDISQISKLALQLSKVEKERILLFDNFAKEKGIKDSLDDFIEYFKEDNEMTDILLDLKDKLVDVSTISEVLKELLKAKMEYNDILIKLFMEPAKPAPTYNKNGIYKNVGQSNKINWQG from the coding sequence ATGCATCAGGATATTGATATAAAGAAAATAATCCACGAGGAGTTGTCTATCCTCGTGGATATTTTTTATTATATGGAAAGTTTAAAGGACAAAATTTTAAAAAGCGAAAAGATTGAAAAATTAAACAGGGATATTTCCCAAATTAGCAAATTGGCTCTCCAGCTTTCAAAAGTTGAAAAGGAGAGGATTTTATTATTTGACAATTTTGCTAAAGAAAAAGGTATTAAAGACTCTTTAGATGATTTTATTGAATATTTTAAAGAAGATAATGAAATGACAGACATACTTTTAGATCTAAAAGATAAATTAGTTGATGTTTCAACGATTTCTGAAGTATTAAAGGAATTATTAAAGGCAAAAATGGAATACAACGATATATTAATAAAGCTATTTATGGAACCTGCAAAACCTGCTCCTACATATAACAAAAACGGAATATATAAAAATGTGGGGCAGTCCAATAAAATTAACTGGCAGGGTTGA